One genomic window of Chitinophagaceae bacterium includes the following:
- a CDS encoding YqgE/AlgH family protein, with amino-acid sequence MEKVASGKILIAEPFMEDPYFKGAVVFLCECKNENAFGLILNKPTEMKVHEVVEDFPVVENHIFYGGPVQPNTLHYLHKRGDLLTDSTKVKEGIYWGGDFERLIFLLETKQIQQSEIRFFFGYSGWEEGQLTREIKESSWFIGKGLAAYLFEEDPKELWRTVLHNMGDRYQVFADFPENPSLN; translated from the coding sequence ATGGAGAAGGTTGCTTCGGGAAAAATTTTAATCGCAGAACCATTTATGGAAGATCCTTATTTCAAAGGCGCTGTGGTTTTTTTGTGCGAGTGCAAAAATGAAAATGCATTCGGACTCATCCTCAACAAACCTACTGAAATGAAAGTGCATGAAGTGGTGGAAGATTTTCCGGTAGTTGAAAATCACATCTTCTATGGTGGCCCTGTACAACCAAACACGCTGCATTATCTTCACAAGCGCGGGGACCTGCTCACAGACAGCACCAAAGTGAAGGAAGGTATTTACTGGGGTGGCGATTTTGAACGCCTGATATTTCTACTGGAAACAAAACAGATTCAACAATCAGAAATACGTTTTTTCTTCGGCTACTCTGGTTGGGAAGAAGGCCAGCTGACGCGGGAAATAAAAGAAAGTTCCTGGTTCATCGGAAAAGGTCTTGCTGCCTATCTCTTTGAAGAAGATCCGAAAGAACTCTGGCGCACTGTATTACACAATATGGGTGACCGCTACCAGGTGTTTGCCGACTTCCCCGAAAATCCAAGTCTTAATTAA
- a CDS encoding 50S ribosomal protein L10: MDKATKKVAIAELTERFSKATNFYLADASHLNVEQINKLRRICFKQGVEFKVAKNTLIRKALESIGSGYDGLFDALHGPTSVMFSETGSIPAKVIKEFRKAGDKPVLKAAYIDSAIYLGDNNLEELSKLKTKHELVGEIIGLLQSPAKNVISGLLSGGQKLSGILKTLEDRPQN, from the coding sequence ATGGATAAGGCAACCAAAAAAGTAGCGATTGCAGAGTTGACCGAGAGGTTTTCGAAAGCAACTAATTTTTACCTGGCTGATGCTTCTCATCTGAATGTGGAGCAGATCAATAAGCTGCGTCGTATCTGCTTCAAGCAAGGCGTAGAATTTAAAGTAGCCAAAAATACATTGATCAGGAAAGCGCTCGAGTCCATCGGTAGTGGTTATGATGGCTTGTTTGATGCACTGCACGGACCAACTTCTGTAATGTTCTCCGAAACAGGTTCTATTCCTGCCAAGGTGATCAAAGAATTCAGAAAAGCAGGCGACAAACCTGTGCTGAAAGCAGCTTACATCGACAGCGCGATCTATCTCGGAGATAACAATCTCGAAGAGCTGTCGAAGCTGAAGACCAAGCACGAACTGGTGGGCGAGATCATCGGTTTGTTGCAGTCACCTGCAAAGAACGTGATCAGTGGATTGCTGTCAGGCGGACAGAAGCTTTCCGGTATCTTAAAAACTTTGGAGGACAGACCTCAAAACTAA
- the rplL gene encoding 50S ribosomal protein L7/L12, with product MADLKTFAEQLVNLTVKEVNELAKILKDDYGIEPAAAAPVMAAGGGAAAAVVEEKTAFDVILKAAGGQKLTVVKVVKDLTGLGLKEAKDLVDGAPKPVKEGVSKEEAESIKAKLTEAGAEVEVK from the coding sequence ATGGCAGACTTAAAAACATTTGCTGAACAACTGGTTAACCTGACAGTAAAAGAGGTGAACGAACTCGCCAAAATACTGAAGGATGACTATGGTATCGAACCAGCAGCCGCAGCTCCGGTAATGGCAGCAGGTGGTGGTGCAGCCGCAGCAGTAGTAGAAGAAAAAACCGCTTTCGATGTTATTCTGAAAGCAGCAGGTGGTCAGAAATTAACCGTTGTAAAGGTTGTGAAAGACCTTACCGGACTTGGTTTGAAAGAAGCCAAGGACCTGGTAGACGGTGCTCCGAAACCTGTTAAAGAAGGCGTTTCTAAAGAGGAAGCTGAATCAATCAAGGCCAAGCTTACAGAAGCCGGTGCAGAGGTTGAAGTCAAATAA
- a CDS encoding T9SS type A sorting domain-containing protein codes for MNNKIISIIMFSIFMQLEILNAQPGTPDMSFGDNGHVLTLISLGSKSYTSALQSDGKIIAAGMAINNGPGGGFEYDWALARYNTDGTLDSTFAYGGLIVPVKYGLPNSIGISTDGKIIVAGHTNDNFLPAIAKFNENGSFDTSFANGDLLLPDNIEFLTTIELQTDNKLIVLGVTIDSMQISINKLIRYNVNGSIDSTFGTNGIVIINFDNESSWYGTLAEQPDGRILVGGQVYNGINNYDFAVARFNSNGTIDSTFNDIGIVISDINHTDNLVKSIIVQADEKIEFTGINFDGVLHGYAMARYNIDGSLDVNFGDNGFVITPENSILSYTWDIVVQSDGRMFVAGGATNGNGQDFALLCYNSDGFLDTTFASTGIAINNAGALDGEATSIILQPDGKVLAIGYIGDKFALVRYFTSLNTAIPDLAIEQNSLFFYPNPIAQNGVVQYFLQRTQEVSIDLIDMQGKVVYSLMSHEIQLKGKHELTVIFPEMLEPGMYLISVSSKSGDDSIIKIIKD; via the coding sequence ATGAACAACAAAATTATTTCTATAATAATGTTTTCGATCTTCATGCAGCTTGAAATATTAAATGCTCAACCAGGAACACCGGACATGAGTTTTGGCGATAATGGTCATGTTCTTACTTTGATTAGCTTAGGTTCTAAATCTTATACTTCTGCCTTACAATCTGACGGTAAAATTATCGCGGCTGGAATGGCGATTAATAATGGTCCGGGTGGTGGGTTTGAATATGACTGGGCACTTGCCAGGTATAATACTGATGGAACGCTTGATTCTACTTTTGCTTATGGAGGGTTAATTGTTCCGGTTAAATATGGATTGCCAAATTCGATAGGAATCAGCACAGACGGTAAAATTATTGTTGCAGGCCATACCAATGACAACTTTCTTCCTGCAATCGCGAAATTTAATGAAAACGGATCTTTCGATACTAGTTTTGCTAATGGAGATTTGTTGCTTCCTGATAATATTGAATTTCTAACGACAATTGAACTCCAGACAGACAACAAATTAATTGTTCTAGGAGTAACAATTGATTCTATGCAAATTAGCATTAATAAGTTGATTAGATATAATGTGAATGGTTCTATTGATAGTACTTTTGGTACGAATGGAATAGTAATTATTAATTTTGACAACGAAAGCTCTTGGTATGGAACGTTAGCTGAACAGCCAGATGGCCGCATTTTGGTAGGTGGTCAGGTATATAATGGAATAAACAATTATGATTTTGCTGTTGCCAGATTTAATTCCAATGGTACGATCGACTCAACTTTCAATGATATAGGAATAGTTATTAGTGATATTAATCACACCGATAATCTAGTTAAATCAATAATTGTTCAAGCTGACGAAAAGATTGAATTCACGGGAATTAATTTTGATGGAGTGTTACACGGATATGCTATGGCGCGGTATAATATCGATGGAAGCTTAGACGTCAATTTTGGCGATAATGGTTTTGTTATTACGCCCGAGAATAGTATTCTTAGTTATACGTGGGATATTGTTGTTCAATCAGATGGAAGAATGTTTGTGGCGGGTGGCGCAACTAATGGAAACGGACAAGATTTTGCATTGCTTTGTTACAACTCAGATGGTTTCCTCGATACAACCTTTGCTTCGACAGGAATTGCAATAAACAATGCTGGCGCACTTGATGGAGAAGCAACTTCAATAATATTACAACCTGATGGAAAAGTACTAGCCATCGGATATATAGGCGATAAGTTTGCACTAGTTAGATATTTTACAAGCCTTAATACAGCAATTCCAGATCTTGCTATTGAACAAAATTCACTATTCTTCTATCCCAATCCTATAGCGCAAAACGGTGTGGTTCAATACTTTCTTCAAAGGACTCAGGAGGTATCGATTGATTTAATTGATATGCAGGGAAAGGTAGTATATTCATTAATGAGTCATGAAATCCAATTGAAAGGAAAACATGAATTGACAGTTATATTTCCAGAAATGTTAGAGCCAGGCATGTATTTGATTTCGGTTTCGTCAAAAAGTGGAGATGATTCAATTATCAAAATTATTAAGGATTAA
- a CDS encoding 50S ribosomal protein L1, protein MQITKKRKQVNTKVKSAQTYTLSDASNLIKEVSTPKFDASIDLHIRLGVDPRKADQAIRGVANLPHGTGKTKRVLVFCNPDKEAEAKEAGADYAGLQEFVEKVEKGWTEIDVIIATPSVMPKIAKLGKILGPRNLMPNPKSGTVTENVADAIKEVKGGKIAFRVDKQGIIHASIGRVSFPKEKILENATELIHTIVKMKPSSAKGTYLKSVFMASTMSPSISIDTKPLMN, encoded by the coding sequence TTGCAAATAACCAAGAAACGCAAACAGGTCAACACTAAAGTTAAGAGTGCCCAGACCTACACCTTGTCGGATGCATCGAACCTGATCAAGGAAGTTTCAACACCTAAATTCGATGCCTCTATCGACCTGCACATCAGGCTCGGAGTAGATCCCCGCAAAGCTGACCAGGCCATTCGTGGCGTAGCGAACCTCCCGCATGGAACCGGAAAAACCAAACGCGTTTTGGTTTTCTGTAATCCTGATAAGGAAGCTGAAGCCAAAGAAGCAGGTGCTGACTATGCAGGCTTACAGGAATTCGTGGAAAAAGTGGAAAAAGGCTGGACGGAGATCGATGTCATCATCGCTACTCCCAGCGTAATGCCTAAAATCGCGAAACTCGGTAAGATCCTCGGTCCGCGTAACCTCATGCCGAACCCTAAATCAGGAACAGTTACAGAAAACGTGGCAGACGCTATTAAAGAAGTGAAAGGTGGTAAGATCGCTTTCCGGGTAGACAAGCAGGGAATAATCCATGCATCTATCGGCCGCGTTTCTTTCCCGAAAGAGAAGATTCTGGAGAATGCTACCGAACTCATACATACTATCGTGAAGATGAAACCATCTTCCGCTAAAGGAACCTACCTTAAAAGTGTGTTCATGGCCAGCACCATGAGCCCTTCTATATCTATTGACACTAAACCGCTCATGAACTAA
- a CDS encoding transposase, producing the protein MSEQYKFLNPEGIYFTTSTIVNWIDLFTRKDYAEIVLNSIRHCQQKKGLVIHGWNLMPSHLHLIASRKGSHKLHEIFRDLKKFTADEVVKCMKEINESRREWILKQFIEVGMPLTRITHYKVWQDGNHPVELATNEMRAERLHYLHYNPVEAGFVREPQEYCYSSAIDYAGGKGYLDVDLIQ; encoded by the coding sequence ATGTCTGAACAATATAAATTTCTGAATCCGGAAGGCATTTATTTTACTACTTCTACTATCGTAAATTGGATTGATTTATTTACCAGGAAGGACTATGCGGAAATCGTTCTCAATTCTATACGCCATTGCCAGCAGAAAAAAGGCCTGGTTATTCATGGATGGAATTTGATGCCAAGTCATCTGCATTTAATTGCAAGCAGAAAGGGTAGCCATAAATTGCATGAAATATTCCGCGACTTAAAAAAGTTTACTGCAGATGAAGTTGTAAAATGCATGAAGGAGATCAATGAAAGCCGAAGAGAATGGATATTAAAGCAGTTCATTGAAGTGGGTATGCCACTGACTCGTATCACGCATTATAAAGTATGGCAAGATGGTAATCATCCTGTGGAATTAGCAACTAACGAGATGAGAGCTGAGCGCCTTCATTACCTGCACTATAACCCTGTTGAAGCAGGCTTTGTCCGGGAGCCGCAGGAATACTGCTATAGTTCAGCAATTGATTATGCAGGTGGAAAAGGATATCTTGATGTGGATCTGATTCAATGA
- the rpoB gene encoding DNA-directed RNA polymerase subunit beta has translation MASKTNERVNFSKTQIKLEYPDLLGIQLQSFKDFFQLETTPENRRNEGLYRVFTENFPISDARNIFVLEFLDYFVDPPRYTIEECIERGLTHSVPLKAKLRLSCNDPEHIDFQTIVQDVFLGNIPYMTPKGTFLINGAERVVVSQLHRSPGVFFGQSVHPNGTRIYSARVIPFKGAWMEFATDINNVMYAYIDRKKKFPVTTLLRAIGWDTDKEILTLFELSDEIPAKAADLKKAIGRKLAARVLRSWNEDFVDEDTGEVVTITRNEVVLERDTILSEDDIANILETGVDTVILQKETVGADYSIIYNTLQKDTSNSELEAVQYIYRQLRGADAPDDETARGIIEKLFFSDKRYDLGEVGRYKINQKLRKDTELDTKVLTKEDIVAIVKYLVQLVNDKAVVDDIDHLSNRRVRTVGEQLYAQFGVGLARMARTIRERMNVRDNEVFTPIDLINARTLSSVINSFFGTSQLSQFLDQTNPLAEITHKRRISALGPGGLSRERAGFEVRDVHYSHYGRLCTIETPEGPNIGLISTLCVHAKINRMGFIETPYLKVHDGKVELRKKVEFLSADEEDEKVIAQANVPINDKGEFKIERIKSRHQGDFPIVGPSEVEYMDVAPNQIVGLSASLIPFLEHDDANRALMGSNMQRQSVPLLKPESPIVGTGLEGKAAVDSRMLLNAETNGVVEYVDAEEIVVNYERSEEQDMTSFDTGRTVYKLLKFKKTNQSTCINLKPIVKKGDKVKTGQILCEGYATQDGELALGQNLQVAFMPWKGYNFEDAIVLSERIVREDIFTSIHIEEYELEVRDTKLGEEELTPDIPNVSEEATRNLDDFGIIRVGAHVKEGDILIGKITPKGESDPTPEEKLLRAIFGDKAGDVKDASLKAPPSTEGVVIDKKLFSRAKKDKNSKAKEKISLEKLEKEHSKAVGIIKETLIEKLMKLLKDKTSKGITNVYKEVVVAKGVKFTVKVLNDINYQEADQGNWTNDDHTNELIKRLLHNYTIKHNEEVGRYKREKFNISIGDELPSGVLKLAKVYLAKKRKLKVGDKLAGRHGNKGIVAKIVRDEDMPFLEDGTAVDIVLNPLGVPSRMNLGQIYETVLGWAGLKLGIKFGTPIFDGASIDEIEAYITKAELPTLGKTYLYDGESGDRFHQPATVGVIYMLKLSHMVDDKMHARSIGPYSLITQQPLGGKAQFGGQRFGEMEVWALEAYGASNILQELLTIKSDDIVGRAKAYEAIVKGENLPKPNVPESFNVLVHELRGLTLDLKFD, from the coding sequence ATGGCATCAAAGACTAACGAAAGAGTCAATTTCAGCAAGACACAGATTAAGCTCGAGTACCCTGATCTTCTCGGCATTCAGCTTCAGTCATTCAAAGATTTTTTCCAGTTAGAAACCACTCCTGAAAACCGGAGAAACGAAGGCCTCTACCGTGTGTTCACTGAGAATTTCCCGATCAGTGATGCCCGGAATATCTTCGTATTGGAGTTCCTGGATTATTTTGTAGATCCTCCCCGCTATACGATTGAAGAATGTATCGAGCGCGGATTAACGCACAGCGTTCCCCTGAAAGCAAAGCTGCGCCTGAGTTGTAACGATCCTGAACACATCGATTTCCAAACGATTGTGCAGGATGTGTTTTTGGGAAATATTCCCTACATGACACCGAAAGGTACCTTCCTCATCAATGGTGCGGAACGCGTAGTGGTTTCCCAGTTGCACCGTTCACCGGGCGTGTTCTTCGGACAGTCCGTTCACCCGAACGGAACCCGCATTTATTCTGCAAGGGTGATTCCTTTTAAAGGCGCCTGGATGGAATTTGCGACGGACATCAATAATGTGATGTACGCTTATATCGACCGTAAAAAGAAATTCCCGGTAACCACCTTGTTGCGTGCAATAGGTTGGGATACTGATAAAGAAATATTGACGCTGTTTGAATTGTCGGATGAAATTCCTGCAAAAGCAGCTGACCTTAAGAAAGCCATCGGCCGTAAGCTCGCAGCTCGTGTATTGAGAAGCTGGAATGAAGATTTCGTGGATGAAGATACGGGTGAAGTGGTAACAATCACGCGTAACGAAGTGGTGTTGGAACGTGATACCATCTTATCGGAAGATGACATCGCCAATATCCTGGAAACAGGTGTTGACACAGTTATCCTTCAGAAAGAAACGGTCGGTGCTGATTATTCCATCATCTACAACACGCTGCAAAAAGATACTTCCAACTCAGAATTGGAAGCGGTTCAGTATATCTACCGCCAGTTGCGCGGAGCAGATGCGCCTGATGATGAAACAGCGCGTGGCATTATTGAGAAGCTGTTCTTCTCTGATAAACGCTATGATCTGGGTGAAGTAGGCCGATACAAAATCAATCAGAAATTAAGAAAAGACACGGAGCTTGATACCAAGGTATTGACGAAGGAAGACATCGTGGCGATTGTGAAATACCTGGTACAGTTGGTGAATGATAAAGCTGTTGTAGATGATATTGATCACCTGAGTAATCGTCGTGTAAGAACAGTGGGTGAACAGTTGTACGCTCAGTTCGGTGTTGGTCTGGCCCGTATGGCCCGTACCATCCGGGAACGTATGAACGTGCGCGACAATGAGGTGTTCACACCAATCGATCTGATCAACGCACGTACACTTTCTTCTGTGATCAATTCCTTCTTCGGAACATCACAGTTGTCACAATTCCTTGATCAGACCAACCCGTTGGCGGAAATCACCCACAAGCGTCGTATTTCGGCGCTTGGTCCCGGTGGTCTCTCCCGCGAACGCGCAGGCTTTGAGGTACGTGACGTACACTATTCCCACTATGGCCGTCTTTGCACCATTGAAACGCCGGAAGGACCGAACATCGGTTTGATCTCTACACTGTGTGTGCATGCAAAGATCAACCGCATGGGATTCATTGAAACACCTTACCTGAAAGTACATGATGGCAAGGTGGAATTGCGGAAGAAAGTAGAGTTCCTTTCCGCAGACGAAGAAGATGAAAAAGTAATTGCGCAGGCCAATGTGCCGATCAATGATAAAGGCGAATTCAAGATTGAACGTATCAAGAGTCGTCACCAGGGTGACTTCCCGATAGTTGGTCCATCTGAAGTGGAATATATGGATGTGGCGCCTAACCAGATTGTTGGTTTGTCTGCTTCCCTGATTCCTTTCCTTGAACATGATGATGCCAACCGTGCGTTGATGGGTTCAAACATGCAACGTCAGTCAGTGCCGTTGTTGAAACCGGAATCACCGATTGTTGGAACAGGTCTCGAAGGCAAAGCTGCTGTGGATTCCCGCATGTTGCTGAATGCTGAAACAAATGGTGTGGTTGAATATGTGGATGCGGAAGAGATTGTGGTAAACTACGAACGTTCTGAAGAGCAGGATATGACCAGCTTCGATACCGGTCGTACTGTTTATAAATTATTGAAATTCAAGAAGACGAACCAAAGCACCTGTATCAACCTGAAACCTATCGTGAAGAAAGGTGACAAGGTGAAGACCGGACAGATTCTTTGCGAAGGATATGCAACGCAGGATGGTGAACTGGCACTTGGACAGAATCTGCAGGTGGCTTTCATGCCATGGAAAGGTTACAACTTCGAGGATGCTATTGTATTGAGTGAGCGCATTGTTCGGGAGGACATCTTTACTTCCATTCATATTGAAGAATATGAACTGGAAGTGCGCGACACCAAACTGGGAGAAGAAGAGTTGACTCCCGATATACCAAACGTAAGTGAAGAAGCTACCCGCAACCTCGACGACTTCGGTATCATCCGCGTGGGCGCTCATGTGAAAGAAGGAGATATCCTGATTGGAAAAATTACTCCGAAAGGCGAAAGTGATCCTACTCCGGAAGAGAAACTGTTGCGCGCCATCTTTGGCGACAAGGCAGGTGATGTGAAAGATGCTTCGTTGAAAGCGCCTCCTTCTACGGAAGGTGTGGTGATTGATAAAAAGCTTTTCTCCCGCGCTAAAAAAGATAAGAATTCAAAAGCGAAAGAGAAGATTTCACTCGAAAAATTAGAGAAGGAACATTCCAAGGCAGTTGGCATCATCAAAGAAACATTAATTGAAAAGCTGATGAAGCTGCTGAAGGACAAAACTTCGAAAGGCATTACCAACGTGTACAAAGAAGTGGTGGTGGCGAAAGGAGTGAAGTTCACGGTGAAGGTGTTGAATGATATCAATTACCAGGAAGCTGATCAGGGCAACTGGACGAATGATGACCATACGAATGAGCTGATCAAGCGGTTGCTTCACAACTATACGATCAAGCACAACGAAGAAGTAGGGCGTTACAAACGTGAGAAGTTCAATATCAGCATCGGAGATGAATTGCCCTCCGGTGTATTGAAACTTGCAAAGGTTTATCTTGCCAAGAAGCGTAAGCTAAAGGTGGGAGACAAACTTGCAGGTCGTCACGGTAACAAGGGTATTGTTGCGAAGATTGTGCGTGATGAAGACATGCCATTCCTTGAAGATGGAACAGCGGTCGACATCGTACTCAATCCGTTGGGCGTTCCTTCACGTATGAACCTTGGTCAGATCTATGAAACCGTTTTAGGATGGGCTGGATTGAAGCTGGGCATTAAATTCGGGACACCGATTTTCGATGGTGCATCTATTGATGAGATTGAAGCTTATATCACAAAAGCAGAGTTGCCTACTTTGGGTAAAACGTATCTCTACGATGGTGAATCAGGAGACCGTTTCCATCAGCCTGCAACGGTTGGTGTGATCTATATGCTGAAACTTTCACACATGGTGGATGATAAGATGCATGCGCGTTCCATCGGTCCTTACTCCCTCATCACGCAGCAGCCATTGGGTGGTAAAGCCCAGTTCGGCGGACAGCGTTTCGGTGAAATGGAAGTTTGGGCACTCGAAGCATACGGTGCATCGAACATCCTCCAGGAATTGCTGACCATCAAGTCTGATGATATTGTAGGAAGAGCGAAAGCGTATGAGGCCATCGTAAAAGGGGAGAACCTTCCGAAGCCGAATGTGCCTGAATCCTTCAACGTGTTGGTGCATGAATTGAGAGGTCTTACACTTGATCTGAAGTTTGATTAG